Within Streptomyces roseirectus, the genomic segment CTCGACCCGCCGGCCACCGCCGCGCACCGGCTCGACGAGGCGCTGTCCCTGCTCTACGGCCGCCCGCTGGCCGAGGTCGACGGGGAGGGTTTCGCGGAGCCCTTCATCCGCCGCCTCGCCGCCCTGCGGGATGCCGCCCGCCGCGAACTCGTCCGCGTCCAGGCCGACTTGGGCCGTCCCGAACTCGCCCTGCCGGTCGCCGAGTCGATCGCCCGCGACCATCCCGACGACCCCGAGACCGCGCACACCCTGGACACCCTGCGCGCCACGCTGCGTGCCCGGCACGGCGCCGAACTCATGCGCCACCGCGTACCGTTGCCGGGGCAGCGGGCCGATGTCGTCCTGGTCCGGGGCGACTTGTTCGAGCAGACGGACTCCAACCTGGTGGTCGGCTTCACGGACACCTTCGACACCGAGTCGGACCAGTCGGTCGTCATCAGCAGCGAGAGCGTGCAGAGTCAGCTCGTGGACCGCCTGTTCGCCGGGGAACGCCGCCGCCTGGACGAGAAGTTGAAGTCCGGTCTGCGTACGGTCCGGGCCGTCGCGACCGAGAGCGCGCGGGCCAAACCCCGTGGGCGGCGCGTGCGTTACCCGGTCGGCACCACCGTCGTCGTCCCCGTCGACGGCGGACGCCGGGTGTTCGCCACCGCCTACTCGAGGCTCGGCAACGACCTCGTGGCCCACTCCGGCCACGACGACCTGTGCGTCAGCCTGGAGAACCTGTGGGCGTCGGTCGCGGTGCACGGCCTGTTCAAACCGGTCGCCGTCCCCCTCATCGGCTCCGGGCTCGCCCGCGTCACCGAACTCGACCGCGGGCAGCTCGTCGCCCTGATCGTCGACTCGTTCATCGACGCCTGCCGCCGTCATCCCGCGCTCACACCCGAACTCCGCATCGTGGTGCGCCCCGAGGACCTGGCGAGAACCGACCTCTCGTCGGTCGAGAGACGCTTCCAGGAACTGGTCCCGGACCTGGAACGGGGCCCGGAGGGGCCGCCCGGGAGGGATTGACCGGGGCTCGGACGAACAGGGCTCGGACGAGTGGGGCTCGGATGAATGAGGCCCGGCCGAACGGGGTCCGGACGAACGCGGCCCGGCCGAACGGGCGCTGTCGTAGCACCCGCGACGGCTCCAAGGTGAGACCGGGCGACGGCCGTCGGCTCCCGCCCCCCGGTCCGGTGGGTTCCTCCGCATCTCTGGGCTCCCCGTGCGCGGCGTCGTCCCACCGGTCACGCGGTCCGCCACCGCCGCCCGGCCTCACCGGGTTCCACTGCACCGCGCCCACCGCTTCCGCGGGCACCCACCCCCCGCTTCCGAACCGATTCCGACGGCGGAGCGTACTTCCGGGGACGGCGCCGGGTATCTCCTCCTTGTGGATTTGGGCGGTGTCGGAGGGCTTGGGGCGTCGGGAGCAGAGGCTGGCCCCGGTCGGACGATCGGCAGGGTGTCGTCCTTGCTGTTGCGCACCTCCACCTTCACGCCGGTGTCTCCGCCGCGTGACGTCGCGTTGAGGAACCAGCTCGATTTGCGTAACGTCACCGTCCAGGTCCTACCAGCTCCCCAGCGCGGTCTTCCCGGCGGCGATGGCCGCAGCCGCACCCTTACCGGCAGGTGAACGCGCGCTGCTGGCCGCCCACTTCGCGGCCAGATCCCGGATTGCCTTCACGTAGTTCCGGGTCTCCGAGTACGGCGGGACGCCCCCGAACTTCAGCACCGCACCGGCGCCCGCGTTGTACGCCGCGAGCATGTTGTCCGTCGAGTCCCCGGCACGGCCCCGATTTCCTTCGCGAGGACACAGTCGTAGGCGGCCTGCGACGCGACGGCATCGGCCGGATCGCACCGCTCTGGGGGATCAGCACCTCACCGACAGCGTGGCCGACTGGGTGACACGGGTGTCGAGTGACACCGGGTCCTCCGACAACCCCGTCGCGTCGATGGCCCAGGAGATCCGGAACATGTTCTTCAAGCCGGGCCTCACGGGATCGATCTTCGGCTCCGCGCCGCCGATCTGGCAGGAACTCGATTTCAAGACCTGCACCGACGGTACCGTCAAGACGGTCGGCGGGGCTCCGGTCCTGCGCTCCAGCTTCATGCCGAACCAGTATCTGTACCGCAACGACAAAGCCATCGACCTGAACGGTTCCTACACCGGATCCAGCGCTCCGGTGACAACCGGCGACTTCTATCACTTCAGCGGGCCCGACATCCCCCACCTCCCGCTGAACCAGATCAGTCGATGTACCCGTATGCTTCGTGCGACATCACCAGTGGCCATGGAGGAAATCCATGGAATATCGGAGCGATCGCCGACGCCGCCATAGATCCGTCAACAGCTCACTTCTGCAACGCCCCGGGGAAGAGTCCTGACCCAGCCTTCAGCCAGTAATGCAATGGGCGGGGTAGTCTTCCGGGAAATAGCGAGGCGAAGCCACCCCGCCCCACCAAGGGAAAGGTGCACCGGTGCCGAACTATTTGTACGTGGCATCCGCAGTTTTGAGCGTCGCATGTGGAACCGTGTTCGGCATTCGGCAGAGATCACTGAGGGACGGGCTCACGGCCGGCTTGATGTGCGCCACCGCGATCAGCTGCTTTCTGTCTCTGCGCTATGCGGAAATCGCCATATTCTGGCTGTTCGGGTCGCCGGTGGCAGGATGGGGACTCCTTGGCGCGATGTTCCTGATCGTACTCGCCTGGCTACCGTTCCGGGGCAGCAAAAAGTCTGCCGTCGTCTCTGCTGCCTGTATTGCGGCGGTCTCGGCTTGCCTCTGGATCCGCTCTGCGGTGACACGGATCGCGCTCGAACTCCGCACAAGCGAGCCCAGCCTCGAAATTTCGTGACGGTCCGCCGACGGAGTCGGCGGACCGTTTTCATGTCATGGGCTGGGGCTGTGCAGGCTGAAGACCCGAGTGTCGCCTCGGGAAGGCGCCGGATTCCACTGCTCCGGGTGTTGAGGTGCTGTCGAAGGGGCGGGAATCCGCTGGTCAGTCGAGGTCGGGCAGGTGGGTGAGCCGGTCGAGGGCTACGGTGATGTGACCGGTCCAGGTCCAGTGCCGGGCCAGGTGAGGGATCCGCCGACGGCCGGTGGCCACGAGTTGCCCGTGGTGAACCGTACTCCCCGATGCCGACGCTCAGCGACGCTCAGCAAGGGAACGACTTGTTGGAGCCGTTGGGTGTCGAGTCGCCGGTTAATCACCCAGTGGCGGCCGAGGCGGATCTGCGGGGGGTGGCGTCGTGGGAGAGGACGTCGCGCAGGGGTGCTGAGCGGCGCGGTGGCCTCGGAGGAGGTGGGCGGGCTGGTAGAGGGCGATGCCGTCGACCGCGAGGGCGAGGTCGCGCCAGAGCGGGTGGAGCCTGAGGATCGCGTGGATGCTGCGGGCGCGGGTGAGGAGGGCGCGGAGCGCGGGGACGATCGAGCCGAGGAGCCACAGGAGGAAGCCCGCGTACAGGACGGTGTCGGTGATGTGTTCCTGGTCGGCGAGGTCGCGGGCCGGGAGCGGGTGCAGGGTCGCGACGCTCAGGAAGACCGTCCGCATGACGGCGTAGACGACGATCAGCGTCATGCCCGCCGACATCATCGTGAGGCCGGTACGCAGGGACCAGTGGCCGGCGCGGCGTGCGGCGCGGCCCCACTGGTAGGCGCAGACGAGCGCGGCGGCCACGACGTACGCGTAGAAGAGGCCCATGTAGAGGGCGAGGCCGGGGTCGCCCATGTGCCGGCCGATGAAGTACGGGCTGTCCTTGCCGGTCTTCGAGCGGTCGAGGACGAGGAAGAACACCGCCGTCATGCACACCACGGTTGCCACCGAGGCGTACGCGGTGGCCCGTTGGATCCACGCGGAGATCCTTATGTGGCGGGCGGAGGTGTCCTCCTCGGCGTAGACGTCGCACACGTACATCAGCAGGACGCAGATCCCGGCGATGGCCAGGACGTGCTTGAGGAGGGTCGGCAGGTCGTTGACGCCGAGCGGGTCGACGGCGGTCCGGCCGAGGCCGGTGCGCAGCCACCAGGCGATCGCGAAGGCGGTGAAGGCGCCGGAGAGGGAGCGGCTGCGGCGTTGTCCTCGCAGTGTGCCGGGCAGGCGGACGGCGGCCTGGAGCAGGAGCAGCGCCAGGATGAGGGTGGCGATCAGGTCAGAGACGGACACGGGGTTTCCGGGAGGTGTGGGGGGTGTGGGTGAGGTCTTCGGCGAGGTGGCGCAGGGTGGGGTCGTCGATGTGCTCGGTGGCGTACGCCTCCTGGTGCAGGAGGTCGGCCAGCATCTCCGCGCGGCGCTCGGTGGGGGAGTCGTAGCGGTGGCGGGCCATCACCCGGCCCCGCGTCAGGAGGCGGCGCAGGGTGTCGGGCGGGAAGTCGGGGAGCAGGCGGGCCAGCTCCTCGAAGTTCGCCTCGGTGGTGTCGTCGCACCAGATGTGGGCCAGCTCGTGGAGGATGATCCGCTGGCGGTGGAAGGACGTGGTGCCCTCCACGTGCAGGATCAGGTCCACGGGGACGTCGTCGAGCTGGAGCCACAGGCCGCACACGTCGGTGTTGGCCAGCAGGTGGTCGGGGACCGGGACCAGCTTGATGCGGCGGTTGCGGGCGGCCTCGATGCCCGAGATCAGGCCGTCCAGGGTGAACGGGCTCGGGACGGGCATCCCGGCGAGATGGGAGCGGCACTCCTCATGCAGTTCACGCCGGGCTGCTGCCGCTGCACGGCGCCTGCGCACGCACGCGATCGCTCGACTCCACCTGCGACCACCGGAACGGAGTATCCGGCGCCTGGGACTTCCTGAACCAGTTGTTCCGAACATTGCCACGGGCTGCTCAGAGCGAAATTTCAAGGACGGCGGGTGAAATCGTGCGGATTTCACGGAGGGAACAGATTATGGGAGACGGTGTTCCGCTGGTGCCTGCGGTGAACGGAACGGAGCGCGACATGAAGATCCTTTACGTGCGCAAGCCGAACGAGGGCCGTAGGAGGATTCCCTGGCTCCGTGAGACTACGGCCGGAGCCGGAACAACACAGGATTCACAGACTCTGCTTATCCTGCAGATGAGAACTACCAGTTCCCATAGCCGGTTAGTTCCCTATTCAACTGTTTCCGGGGTGGAGTCGGTGCGACCTCAACTTGCCGGAAAGCAGGCCGCACTGCACAGAAACCCGGCGAGGTCCGCCGATGCTGAAGGCGGGGAATCTGTGACACAGCTCCCACCCTGGGGTGTTATGTGAACGTTACGGATGGCGAGGAGCGGGGGCGGTTACTCCTTACGCACGTTCTACGTCGAGCCCGCGCACGCCGCGACACGGCCGACATACCGGGATTCCACAGCACGTTCGGCGTGAAGACCGCTCGCGGGATCACCCAGCAGCAGACCGCCAAGCTGGCAGGCGTCAGCCGGCGCTGGTACAGCAACCTCGAATCCGGACGCCCGGGGAACTACAGCGACACCTTCCTCCACGCGGTGCGCCGCATCCTCGCCCTGGACGACGACGAGTGGGCCATCGTCTACGGCATCGCCCGAGGCCGCGCCCCGAACGCCAGCCTCTCCCGTCCTCCGGACCACAAGGTGCCCCAGGCCCTTCTGTCCCTCGTCGAGCAGAGTCCGACCTGGGGGATCTACCTCAGCAACCACTGCTGGGACCTCCTCGCCTGCAACCGGAAGGCTCAGGAGTACTTCCCGTGGATGGTCGACGGGGCCAACGTCGTGGAATGGGTCCTGACCTCCCCGGAAGCACGCACCCAGCTCATCGACTGGCGGAAATCCTGGGCGCTGCCCTCGATGGCGGCACTCCGGGTGCACGCGGAACGATGGCCCGACGACGAACGGCTCCACGAGATAATCGAGAAAGTGCGGCTCGATCCGACCGCCCGTAAAATGTGGAACGACGCAGACCTGCCGGCCGTGACCTATCCCGTATCCAGTTCACCGCGGCGTCTTCACCTGCCGCAGTATGGCGGCAAAGAATTCTCCGTCCGAATTCTCGTACTGGAGCCTCTGGAGTTGCCGACCTGTCGGCTTGTGGCGCTCACGCCCGCAGAGTTGGTTCCTTACATCGACGGCTGATGCGCCTTCGGCGCGATCTTTGCTCGCGGGGAGCCGAATCGGTATAGACGTGACCTGCCACGACGTCCGCGCACCATCTCCGTTCACGCGGAGCCGACCTGGCCGGTCATGCTCGATGTTCGGCTGGTCGCGGATCACTTCCGCTCGCGCGGAGCCGACCGGCCGAAGAGCCGCCCCCACCGGCCCGGCTGCGGATCACCTCCGCTCGCGCGGAGCCGACGCATCACCGAGGGACTGCCCGCCGGTGTCGAACGGATCACCTCCGCGCGCGCGGAGCCGACGAGGCCCTGATGCGCCCCACCGCCGACGTCGCCGGATCACCTCCGCTCGCGCGGAGCCGACCGGTCGAGACGGTCCTCGGCACACTCAGCCGCCGGATCACCTCCGCTCGCGCGGAGCCGACGTGGCGGTGGAGCTGTGCTGGAGGGCGCGCATCGGATCACCTCCGCTCGCGCGGAGCCGACATGATCAGCTTGGACTTGCCGTCGTCCTGTTTCGGATCACCTCCGCTCGCGCGGAGCCGACGGCTACGCACCCGTCGGTGAGGACGTTCCCGCCGGATCACCTCCGCTCGCGCGGAGCCGACGTTGGGGAAGCCGGTCTCCTGGCTGGCGTCGGCGGATCACCTCCGCTCGCGCGGAGCCGACGAGTCGGGAACCGCGCTGAGGGCACGCGAGGACGGATCACCTCCGCTCGCGCGGAGCCGACCACTTCGGGGAAGAGCGCCGCACGCAAGATATCGATCACCTCCGCTCGCGCGGAGCCGACGAGGACGTCGTACGGGACGGGGCGGCGGGGGGCGGATCACCTCCGCTCGCGCGGAGCCGACAACAGCAGTGTGCCCGCGACGTTCTCGTACACCGGATCACCTCCGCTCGCGCGGAGCCGACGCGCAAGGCCAAGAAGGCGTAGCTACCGACGACGGATCGCCTCCGCTCGCGCGGAGCCGACCGGGTCGCCAGGTCCTCGGTCTGGCCCTCGTGCGGATCACCTCCGCTCGCGCGGAGCCGACCGCCGAAATCGCCGCGAGCCCAGATGAAATTCCGGATCACCTCCGCTCGCGCGGAGCCGACAGCTGCGGATCAGCTTGACTCGGACCTAAAAACGGATCACCTCCGCTCGCGCGGAGCCGACTCCATCCCGACCAGCTCAAGGTCCAGGGCGGCCGGATCACCTCCGCTCGCGCGGAGCCGACGGCGGCGCGCCGGTCGAGGTCCGCCCCACTTGCGGATCACCTCCGCTCGCGCGGAGCCGACCCCCTACTTGTGGAGGTCCGGGTGCGGGTGGCCGGATCACCTCCGCTCGCGCGGAGCCGACCAGCTCAAGGCGTGGCAACGCGACGTCGACGACGGATCACCTCCGCTCGCGCGGAGCCGACCGCGCCGGCCTGTACCTCGACTGCCACGAGAACGGATCACCTCCGCTCGCGCGGAGCCGACAAGCTGAGGCCCATGACCCGCGCACTGACCGACGGATCACCTCCGCTCGCGCGGAGCCGACCACTCAGCGGGCGAAGCCCGTGACGCAGGCAGCGGATCACCTCCGCTCGCGCGGAGCCGACCGGCTCTGCTCGGCACGGACCGCCTCGATCGTCGGATCACCTCCGCTCGCGCGGAGCCGACATCCTCATCGGGATCGTCGCGTCCGCGTTGATCGGATCACCTCCGCTCGCGCGGAGCCGACCAGCGCTCCGCCGAGTTCGCTACCGTGATCCACGGATCACCTCCGCTCGCGCGGAGCCGACCGCCCTCCGGGCAACGGCCTTCCACGCAAACCCGGATCACCTCCGCTCGCGCGGAGCCGACGCGTCGTACGGCAACTCGCCAGCGCGCATGAACGGATCACCTCCGCTCGCGCGGAGCCGACGGGCGGAACGTCGACGGCACGGGCTGGTGGGCCGGATCACCTCCGCTCGCGCGGAGCCGACGCCCGCACCTGCGTCCGCCGGGGCCTCGCCGTCGGATCACCTCCGCTCGCGCGGAGCCGACAGGGAGAGGACCTTGTCGCGCCACACCTCGTACGGATCACCTCCGCTCGCGCGGAGCCGACAGGCGATGGGGAGGCCCCTTGCCGTGAAGCAGCGGATCACCTCCGCTCGCGCGGAGCCGACATGGCGAACCACATCAGCTCAGGCCCAAGGACCGGATCACCTCCGCTCGCGCGGAGCCGACGGTCCGGGCCCGGCGCCCCGGCCATCCAGACGCGGATCACCTCCGCTCGCGCGGAGCCGACCCGACCCGTTCTGGAGCCAGGCCGCCGGAGATCGGATCACCTCCGCTCGCGCGGAGCCGACTCGGACAGCTCTACGGCCCTCCAGGAGGCGTTCGGATCACCTCCGCTCGCGCGGAGCCGACTGGACATCCGGTGGATGCGCCTCAAGATCAACCGGATCACCTCCGCTCGCGCGGAGCCGACACGCTCACCGACACCTCCTGGCCCTCCTCCTGCGGATCACCTCCGCTCGCGCGGAGCCGACACCATCACCCCGGCCCGGGTGGTGGGTTTGAACGGATCACCTCCGCTCGCGCGGAGCCGACGTTGCCTGCTTGCTTACTGCTGACGGCCGCC encodes:
- a CDS encoding macro domain-containing protein, which translates into the protein MADARTHIQVKVLGPVRLEVDGVAVRLTPLTTRLLVRLVAAEGEAVPVRQLRRDVWGLADEPRHLAQRNRNEVQKRVLELRRALDPRQDGTGARVLRTEQQVTVHGTESAYRLVLRPGELDSARFTDVVRGALLDPPATAAHRLDEALSLLYGRPLAEVDGEGFAEPFIRRLAALRDAARRELVRVQADLGRPELALPVAESIARDHPDDPETAHTLDTLRATLRARHGAELMRHRVPLPGQRADVVLVRGDLFEQTDSNLVVGFTDTFDTESDQSVVISSESVQSQLVDRLFAGERRRLDEKLKSGLRTVRAVATESARAKPRGRRVRYPVGTTVVVPVDGGRRVFATAYSRLGNDLVAHSGHDDLCVSLENLWASVAVHGLFKPVAVPLIGSGLARVTELDRGQLVALIVDSFIDACRRHPALTPELRIVVRPEDLARTDLSSVERRFQELVPDLERGPEGPPGRD
- a CDS encoding MAB_1171c family putative transporter, yielding MSVSDLIATLILALLLLQAAVRLPGTLRGQRRSRSLSGAFTAFAIAWWLRTGLGRTAVDPLGVNDLPTLLKHVLAIAGICVLLMYVCDVYAEEDTSARHIRISAWIQRATAYASVATVVCMTAVFFLVLDRSKTGKDSPYFIGRHMGDPGLALYMGLFYAYVVAAALVCAYQWGRAARRAGHWSLRTGLTMMSAGMTLIVVYAVMRTVFLSVATLHPLPARDLADQEHITDTVLYAGFLLWLLGSIVPALRALLTRARSIHAILRLHPLWRDLALAVDGIALYQPAHLLRGHRAAQHPCATSSPTTPPPADPPRPPLGD
- a CDS encoding helix-turn-helix domain-containing protein, with amino-acid sequence MNVTDGEERGRLLLTHVLRRARARRDTADIPGFHSTFGVKTARGITQQQTAKLAGVSRRWYSNLESGRPGNYSDTFLHAVRRILALDDDEWAIVYGIARGRAPNASLSRPPDHKVPQALLSLVEQSPTWGIYLSNHCWDLLACNRKAQEYFPWMVDGANVVEWVLTSPEARTQLIDWRKSWALPSMAALRVHAERWPDDERLHEIIEKVRLDPTARKMWNDADLPAVTYPVSSSPRRLHLPQYGGKEFSVRILVLEPLELPTCRLVALTPAELVPYIDG